aaaatataatctaaaagattgtgattatcaatatataattttgttgtaaaaaataatttggggtGATTAGATTTGAGactttgaacccaaaattttatttttaaatatattgtcataaattttacatagtatagttaatatttgaatatttatataaatatataaaaaatttaaatataattatgataaaatatatagattattGGCACTTACATTTATTAGATTAAGGTGTGTTTGATAAACTAAATATTTGAATGCTGAAAAATTAAGTACTTGATTTTTActacttaattttataagtactaaatttagttttaaaattatttggtaaattagtaaatataagtattgaaaaaattatgttgtttgataaaagtaaatattaattttaaaccactattacttttaattttaatcttattaatataatattttatattattttgaatagttttagaTGGAAGATAAATGCGTAATTTGAAtatcacatttaaaaaaaacagataatttattttaatttttaataaaattatacctTACCTTATTcaatactttttattaaaattttatattaagtaaaaattaaaatattaccaaacatatttaaaatattaaatattaaaatttttcatgttaattaattttcaatcatttatcaaaattaagagATATATCCAAAAATAACTACGATGaaatatagaaatacaaacttcaACATCCCCATAACTTTCTTTATTTCACATAATCTTCTTGGACGTGATCCAGTCTCCAAACTCCAAAGAAAGTTCTATTCATTCATGAAAGATACTTAAGCTGTTgcatttagaaaagaaaagaaaaaaggatatGGGTCATGGTGAGCCCTGTAGTGTCGGGGGGATGACACTTGGTGATGAGTAAGAGCAATCACACATGAAAGACAAAGGCAAACCTAAAATCATCCTCCTTCTAAAGTGCAGAAAGATCTGAACATGAATAAACTTGGTAAATATGATACAAAATTTATGCTGAAATGTTGGGGTGGCATCTATTATTTTCCAACTCAACTGTATCAAACATATCAAAGAATATGTGACAAAATTATCTTACATGGTTACATTTAAATATGTCCAAACCAGAAGGCATAGCTCAGATGATAAAATCCATACTTCCCATGCTGGTATTTACAGTTTTTTGCAGATTAAAGATGTCCTTGCTTAAGTAGTAAATGGAAGAATGGAAAGAAGAGAGtagaaagttaaaaagaaattatattttgaatgtgCTTGGTAGGAAAGAATAATAAAGAGATAGATTATCATTTTCATCTTAAggcatgaaaagaaaaaaatgataaaaacaaagTGTGCATTTTTCATCCTTCATTCCAAATTGAAATGATCAaaggagaaaaatgaaaaagatgtaAGTGGTGCATTTTACAAGATTTatgaacttttttaaaaatttcattttcttttcatctttcaaCTTTTCCATTCTCTTACCAACAATTTTTCACCTTTCCACCCTACCAAGCAAAAGCCTAAATGAGTAAACCTCGATCAGCTGAGGGATTGGAAGGTTGCTCACTGAGGATTAAAGCTTGTTCAGATGAGGGATTGGAAGGTTGCCCACTGGTTTCGGCCGGTTTAGAATCTTTGGGAGAATTAGACTCGTTAACGTGTGCATGGCCCTCTGGTTTCTGAGCTTGCTCCTCAGCCAAAACTTTTTCTCTTGCCTTCTGCCCCACATCTTCTGCTGCTTTAGCAACCCTGTTGTACGCAGCACTAACCCATGAGGCTCCAACCAAAACATAACGGTTCTTCATTATGGCAGATCCCGCAGTGCTAACGGACTGCTCGGCAACTGCAAATGCAGACTTTGTCTTCTCAGAAACCTGAAATTTCTGGTCCACATCCCGCATCTTTTCATTTACTATGGCTGTGCCAGCACTAAATTTTTCAGTAAAACCAATCTTCTGATCAAGGGATGCAATTTTGGCAGAGGCAGTTGATGTGAACTGATGCTTCTCATCAAAGGCCTTTGCTTTGCCTAATGCATCTTTGCCAATAATGAATCCCTTCGCTAGCATGGTGCTAACAACATCCTCTGCCTTCTTGAAACCAGCTTCAGCCTGGCCACTACCTTTATCCCCTGTTCCCTGTGGTGATCAAACAATCTTTTCATATCAGAAACCATGAATTAGCAAGTGAACCCAAAATGGATTCAAGTAGTTAGGACATTACCGGTGTTGTAAAGACATGGTCTGGCAGCTTGTAATCAGGAGCCAGCTCTATGGTAACAGACTGATCAACAATTGTTGCCCCCTGAAGAAACGTGTATCCGAATCAATAAGAACGAAATGAAAATTGTCAATCCGACCAATCAACGTTAGTCTTAATGGGAGATTTGCTCCTTTGTAAAAATGCTAACCAACGTTAGAACACtatcaattatcaat
The nucleotide sequence above comes from Gossypium raimondii isolate GPD5lz chromosome 13, ASM2569854v1, whole genome shotgun sequence. Encoded proteins:
- the LOC105784406 gene encoding LOW QUALITY PROTEIN: binding partner of ACD11 1 (The sequence of the model RefSeq protein was modified relative to this genomic sequence to represent the inferred CDS: inserted 1 base in 1 codon), translating into MDLVVKKRKNSGEEKFXLFCHKRNFMAIRSVKVSNVSLGASEQDIKEFFIFSGELVYVEMQGDNERSQVAYITFKEPQGAETAVLLSGATIVDQSVTIELAPDYKLPDHVFTTPGTGDKGSGQAEAGFKKAEDVVSTMLAKGFIIGKDALGKAKAFDEKHQFTSTASAKIASLDQKIGFTEKFSAGTAIVNEKMRDVDQKFQVSEKTKSAFAVAEQSVSTAGSAIMKNRYVLVGASWVSAAYNRVAKAAEDVGQKAREKVLAEEQAQKPEGHAHVNESNSPKDSKPAETSGQPSNPSSEQALILSEQPSNPSADRGLLI